GACGAAGTCTGCGACCGAATCGTATCCCTCGGCCTTAGCGTCCGCTTCCGTTATCTCACCGAGCAGTTCTCGTCGTACCGCCGTAACGACGATTCTCGCAATCGCTTTCTTGCCCCGGCCGGGTTGAAGCGCATAGGACTGCCCAATGCGCCAGGAATGGAGACGCTCGCCGACGATCCGCCGACTTTGCGTCTTGCGAC
This genomic interval from Planctomycetia bacterium contains the following:
- a CDS encoding ASCH domain-containing protein, translating into MIFQKTWQLVIDGRKTQSRRIVGERLHSWRIGQSYALQPGRGKKAIARIVVTAVRRELLGEITEADAKAEGYDSVADFVSVWESMHGAYDPDTEVFVIEFQLEHSAT